Within the Butyrivibrio sp. AE3004 genome, the region AGAGCCTGGTTGATTTTTTCCTGTGTCTTTAATGCTGTCTGTCCTACATAACCGGCGACAAGTCCTGAGCGGTCTACTTCAACCAGCTGTCCCTTTGAAAGGACACCTATCTGCTTGTAGATTCTTGAAATAATTCTCGCAACTGTTGTTTTACCTGTTCCGGGATTACCTGTAAATACGAGGTGAAGTGAAACAGGAACGGACTTCATTCCTTCATCCTTACGCATCTTCTGAACCTTAGCAAAGTCGGTAAGCTCTTTTACATCATGCTTAATAGAGGAAAGTCCGGTAAGGTTATTTAAATCCTCCATAGGATCAGTCTCAGGCTCAGGTTCCTTTGGTGCCTCCTGCTGAACCGTCTCTGATGTAGCTGTTGCTGTCGGACGAGGTGGTACAGGCTTATCTGCATTATTAAAAAGTGCACGGGCTTCGTTTAATGCCTCATCCGCGCTTGTAAGAGAGGGCTTAGATCTGTCCGTTACACCTTTGATATCAGAGCCTGTTTTTGATCCTCTGATATCAGGGATTATATTTGCCCCTTTTATATCAGAGAGTACCTTCTCCGCCTTTTGTTTTACCCCAATGATATCCTTGCCTTTTCTTACTCTTTCGAAATCTTCACTCACACGGTTTTTGATCTTCTCTTCCTGTTTCGGATCATCAAAAACCGGAGGTTTTCCGTCTCCGCCCGATCCCGGACCAAAGAAATCGTTGTACATGTTTCCTAATAAATTGTCTGACATAATATAGCTCCTCATCTATAAAGTATTTTTTCTGACTTATGTCGGTGTATTGCTCTATATGACTTTTGAACGCAAAAATAAACTATGTTCAATAATCTATGACTTTTCGAACGATAACAAGGAAAAATCGTTCAGAAATCTGCCTTTGGCAGACAAGCCTTTCGTTTTGCGAAAGCATGGTTCATTACGGATACCGTATTTCTTATGAAATTCGTCATTTTCTCTCACATGAAAACTGCCTCAAGCGGCAGAGCCACCTGGGGCAGTTTTTACATCTTTTGACTTTGGATAGTCGATACCAAAGTAATATTAGTTGTACCAGTTAGATACATCACAT harbors:
- a CDS encoding AAA family ATPase — protein: MSDNLLGNMYNDFFGPGSGGDGKPPVFDDPKQEEKIKNRVSEDFERVRKGKDIIGVKQKAEKVLSDIKGANIIPDIRGSKTGSDIKGVTDRSKPSLTSADEALNEARALFNNADKPVPPRPTATATSETVQQEAPKEPEPETDPMEDLNNLTGLSSIKHDVKELTDFAKVQKMRKDEGMKSVPVSLHLVFTGNPGTGKTTVARIISRIYKQIGVLSKGQLVEVDRSGLVAGYVGQTALKTQEKINQALGGVLFIDEAYALSQENDAFGQEAIDTILKAMEDHRDDLVVIVAGYTAPMEKFINSNPGLKSRFNKYIEFPDYSVDELVEIFNRNLEKYEYELEEDAKKHVREMISQRKLTRLENFANAREVRNLFEEIVTNQARRIAKLENPTAETIRMITCEDLVDNTLEEKKTEDKTEDKTELSEKKEDSVSSEEVTETKDDSTSSEEAAETMDDSTSSEEVTETEDDNTSSENE